In Bicyclus anynana chromosome 13, ilBicAnyn1.1, whole genome shotgun sequence, a genomic segment contains:
- the LOC112048090 gene encoding small ubiquitin-related modifier 3, with translation MSDEKKGETEHINLKVLGQDNAIVQFKIKKHTPLRKLMNAYCDRAGLSMQVVRFRFDGQPINENDTPTSLEMEEGDTIEVYQQQTGGTLV, from the exons ATGTCTGACGAGAAAAAG GGCGAAACCGAGCACATTAATTTGAAAGTCTTAGGGCAGGATAACGCTATAGTGCAGTTCAAAATTAAGAAACATACACCTCTCAGAAAGTTGATGAATGCATACTGTGATCGAGCG GGTCTATCAATGCAAGTAGTCCGATTCAGATTTGACGGCCAGCCTATCAATGAAAATGACACACCTACATCACTGGAAATGGAAGAGGGTGACACAATAGAGGTGTACCAGCAACAGACGGGTGGCACTCTAGTGTAA